One Mycolicibacterium parafortuitum DNA segment encodes these proteins:
- a CDS encoding Rieske 2Fe-2S domain-containing protein yields MAKPPLSMKPTGWFQVAWSDEIGVGAVHTMKYFDQEMIAWRAESGQLTVMNAYCEHLGAHLGFGGTVHGEVLQCPFHGWQWNQQGRNVCIPYEDRPNRGRRIKTYPVVERNECVYIWHDIENREPFFDAPDVFASFGADATVDDYYPQQRLFEQGLEMHPQYVLENGVDFAHFKFVHQTPIVPVFTRHDFDDPISYVDFTITFEGDDGQKIEDVRSGVEAINGGLGIAVTKSWGMIDNRTISAITPVDDSTSDVRFMVYIGKPKGEVRNPDRARVKAEEFGLEVIRQFRQDIDIWAHQRYSDPPALASSELKGFTAIREWAKRFYPDGLGGSAAELAARSAQ; encoded by the coding sequence ATGGCCAAACCGCCCCTGTCGATGAAACCGACTGGCTGGTTCCAGGTCGCCTGGTCCGACGAGATCGGCGTCGGTGCCGTGCACACGATGAAGTACTTCGATCAGGAGATGATCGCCTGGCGCGCCGAATCCGGTCAGCTGACGGTGATGAACGCGTACTGCGAGCACCTCGGCGCTCATCTGGGGTTCGGCGGCACCGTGCACGGCGAGGTGCTGCAGTGTCCGTTCCACGGCTGGCAGTGGAATCAGCAGGGCCGCAACGTGTGTATCCCGTACGAGGACCGGCCCAACCGGGGCCGGCGGATCAAGACCTATCCGGTGGTCGAGCGCAACGAGTGCGTCTACATCTGGCACGACATCGAGAACCGTGAGCCGTTCTTCGACGCGCCGGACGTCTTCGCGAGCTTCGGCGCCGACGCCACCGTCGACGACTACTACCCGCAACAGCGGCTGTTCGAGCAGGGCCTGGAGATGCACCCGCAGTACGTCCTCGAAAACGGGGTGGACTTCGCGCATTTCAAGTTCGTGCACCAAACGCCGATCGTGCCGGTGTTCACCCGCCACGACTTCGACGATCCGATCTCCTACGTGGACTTCACGATCACGTTCGAAGGTGACGACGGACAGAAGATCGAGGATGTGCGCAGCGGGGTCGAGGCGATCAACGGCGGGCTCGGGATCGCGGTGACCAAGAGTTGGGGGATGATCGACAACCGGACCATCTCGGCGATCACCCCGGTCGACGATTCCACCTCGGATGTGCGCTTCATGGTCTACATCGGAAAACCCAAGGGTGAGGTGCGAAATCCGGACCGGGCGCGCGTCAAGGCCGAGGAGTTCGGCCTCGAGGTGATCCGGCAGTTCCGTCAGGACATCGACATCTGGGCGCATCAGCGCTACTCCGACCCGCCGGCGCTGGCGAGCTCGGAACTCAAGGGGTTCACCGCGATTCGCGAGTGGGCCAAGAGGTTCTACCCCGATGGCTTGGGCGGTAGCGCCGCCGAGCTGGCCGCCCGATCCGCCCAGTAG
- a CDS encoding NAD(P)H-dependent amine dehydrogenase family protein, producing the protein MTIKVFQVATGNVGSEMIKRIADQPDLELIGVHCYSPDKVGRDAGELAGLAPNGVIATGTVEEIIAAKPDVVTFHGVFPDEDLYVQVLEAGINIVTTADWITGWHRDHNHPHPSGKPVTQLLQEACEKGGSTFYGTGMNPGLNQILGVVCSADVAEIENITTIESVDVSCHHSKDTWIEVGYGQPVDDPSIPGKLEKYTRVFADSVYMMADCFDLTLDEVKFSYELGACTKDVDLGWYQLPKGSLGGNYIKYQGIVDGVPRVETHLEWQMTPHTDPSWDIKGCYITQIKGDPNIYNKHMIFPKPGVDLSDPASFASIGMTVTGMPALASIKSVVAARPGIITSADLPLRGFAGRFKL; encoded by the coding sequence ATGACGATCAAGGTTTTCCAGGTCGCGACCGGCAACGTCGGTAGCGAGATGATCAAGAGGATCGCCGACCAGCCGGACCTCGAGCTCATCGGCGTGCACTGCTATTCGCCGGACAAGGTCGGGCGCGATGCCGGCGAACTGGCGGGCCTGGCGCCCAACGGGGTGATCGCGACCGGCACGGTCGAGGAGATCATCGCCGCCAAACCCGACGTGGTGACCTTCCACGGGGTGTTCCCGGACGAGGATCTCTACGTCCAGGTGCTGGAGGCCGGCATCAATATCGTCACCACCGCCGACTGGATCACCGGGTGGCACCGCGACCACAACCATCCCCACCCTTCCGGTAAGCCGGTCACCCAGCTACTCCAAGAGGCCTGCGAGAAGGGCGGATCCACGTTCTACGGCACCGGGATGAACCCGGGGCTGAACCAGATCCTCGGGGTGGTGTGCTCGGCGGACGTCGCCGAGATCGAGAACATCACGACGATCGAGTCGGTCGACGTGTCGTGCCACCATTCCAAGGACACGTGGATCGAGGTCGGATACGGCCAGCCGGTCGACGATCCGTCGATCCCGGGCAAGCTGGAGAAGTACACCAGGGTGTTCGCCGACAGCGTCTACATGATGGCCGACTGTTTCGACCTGACGCTCGACGAGGTGAAGTTCAGCTATGAGCTCGGCGCGTGCACCAAGGACGTCGACCTGGGCTGGTACCAGCTGCCGAAGGGCTCGCTGGGTGGCAATTACATCAAGTACCAGGGCATCGTCGACGGGGTCCCGCGGGTGGAGACGCACCTGGAGTGGCAGATGACACCGCACACCGATCCGAGCTGGGATATCAAGGGCTGCTACATCACCCAGATCAAGGGTGACCCGAACATCTACAACAAGCACATGATCTTCCCGAAGCCCGGAGTCGACCTGTCCGATCCGGCCAGCTTCGCCTCGATCGGAATGACCGTCACCGGGATGCCCGCGCTGGCGTCGATCAAGTCGGTGGTCGCCGCGCGCCCGGGCATCATCACCTCCGCCGATCTACCACTGCGGGGTTTCGCCGGGCGGTTCAAGTTGTAG
- a CDS encoding HNH endonuclease signature motif containing protein translates to MFEKILAAVADIRGPGAGVRECARLENAACAARLGFMADMLAAAYAASGSADREQWRCDNWSAVCAQIGAAHSVTSGVVSGLLMDAVTLRERLPKVAAVFAGGLIAYRLVHMICTRTMLMKDADALRALDSELAEALRTWGAKSFDQSEHDVDALVLLHDPLAVRRSESSSRGHHVDVSAEPATGTSHVTATVSGTDGEAFDRRLDALARTVCSRDPRDLDQRRAAAIGAVGFGWDRLPCLCENEDCDAATKPAAGGIVIHVVARREVLDTNSVGGPSDSEAPRDTEPTPDSEPETEREPARDLTAQRRALAGKNPPLLPRPWYSYTLTGLIGALADGRGEFCTAGPATILGGAVLPAPVAAQAAMYATVRELIHPGQAPPEPRYRPSRTLADFVRCRDQTCRFPGCTRSSTTADIDHTIPYPYGPTCASNLACLCREHHLLKTFWPGWSSRQFPDGRIVWTDPEGITTTTYPASMLLFPELCLPTAEFIASRPPPKHTEGLTMPKRTTTRAQARRQRIDEERRRNAENLADLQLEPPGETPQW, encoded by the coding sequence GTGTTCGAGAAGATCCTGGCCGCCGTCGCGGACATCCGAGGCCCTGGTGCCGGGGTTCGAGAGTGCGCGCGACTGGAGAACGCCGCATGCGCGGCGCGGTTGGGATTCATGGCCGACATGCTCGCCGCCGCCTACGCGGCATCCGGCTCGGCCGACCGTGAGCAGTGGCGTTGCGACAACTGGAGCGCGGTGTGCGCTCAGATCGGCGCCGCGCACTCCGTCACCAGCGGAGTGGTCAGCGGTCTGCTGATGGACGCGGTCACGCTGCGTGAACGGCTACCCAAGGTCGCGGCGGTCTTCGCCGGAGGCCTCATCGCGTACCGCCTGGTCCACATGATCTGCACGCGCACCATGCTGATGAAGGACGCAGACGCGTTGCGCGCATTGGATTCCGAGCTTGCGGAAGCCCTGCGCACCTGGGGTGCGAAATCGTTCGATCAATCCGAACACGACGTCGACGCCCTGGTGTTGCTCCATGATCCGCTTGCGGTGCGGCGCAGCGAATCCTCCAGTCGCGGCCACCACGTCGACGTGTCTGCGGAGCCGGCCACCGGCACCTCACACGTCACGGCCACCGTATCCGGCACCGACGGCGAAGCCTTCGACCGGCGCCTCGATGCACTGGCCCGCACCGTGTGCTCCCGCGACCCCCGCGATCTGGACCAGCGCCGCGCCGCGGCCATCGGCGCGGTCGGATTCGGTTGGGACCGTCTCCCCTGCCTGTGCGAGAACGAGGACTGCGACGCCGCGACCAAGCCGGCCGCGGGCGGCATCGTCATCCACGTCGTTGCCCGTCGAGAGGTCTTGGACACGAATAGTGTTGGCGGGCCCTCTGATTCGGAAGCCCCGCGCGATACGGAGCCGACACCCGACTCCGAGCCCGAGACTGAGCGCGAACCCGCACGCGACCTCACCGCGCAGCGCCGCGCGCTGGCAGGCAAGAATCCGCCACTGCTCCCCCGCCCGTGGTACAGCTACACGCTGACAGGACTGATCGGCGCCCTCGCCGACGGCCGGGGTGAGTTCTGCACCGCCGGCCCCGCGACGATCCTCGGCGGTGCGGTCCTCCCGGCACCGGTCGCAGCCCAGGCCGCGATGTACGCCACCGTCAGGGAGCTCATCCACCCCGGCCAGGCGCCGCCGGAACCGCGATACCGACCCTCACGGACGCTCGCCGACTTCGTGCGGTGCCGTGACCAGACGTGCCGGTTCCCGGGCTGCACGAGATCGTCGACGACCGCCGACATCGACCACACGATCCCGTACCCGTACGGACCCACGTGTGCGTCGAACCTGGCCTGCCTGTGCCGAGAACATCACCTGCTCAAGACATTCTGGCCCGGCTGGTCCAGCCGGCAGTTTCCGGACGGCAGGATCGTGTGGACCGACCCGGAAGGCATCACCACGACCACCTACCCGGCAAGCATGCTGCTCTTCCCCGAACTGTGCTTGCCCACAGCGGAATTCATCGCCAGCCGGCCCCCACCTAAGCACACCGAGGGTCTGACCATGCCGAAGCGCACGACCACCCGCGCGCAGGCACGCCGTCAGCGTATCGACGAAGAACGCCGCAGGAACGCCGAGAACCTGGCGGACCTACAACTTGAACCGCCCGGCGAAACCCCGCAGTGGTAG
- a CDS encoding bleomycin resistance protein, which produces MTETTIPRLMARSIEPIAEFYAALGFEITFEQTAPYQFLSVRRGGIELDFYGDREHDPLSCTHACLVRTDDVDLLYGRFTAGLRDVLGSVPVQGIPRIGALADMSYGVRQFLVTDPGGNTIQVAQPISDNQHHRPLPRGTFDRAIHMGSLYANAKQDLALAVTVLDRALHRADEEPTVIQLVKLLVLRADVAVRQGQPAVARDLLTRARATGADGPELADDLRRAAELETALGWDEPR; this is translated from the coding sequence ATGACCGAGACGACGATTCCCCGGCTGATGGCGCGCTCGATCGAGCCGATCGCCGAGTTCTACGCCGCGCTGGGGTTCGAGATCACGTTCGAACAGACGGCGCCCTACCAGTTTCTGAGCGTCCGGCGCGGAGGTATCGAACTCGACTTCTACGGGGACAGAGAACACGATCCGCTGTCCTGCACGCATGCCTGCCTGGTCAGGACGGATGACGTGGACCTGCTCTACGGACGATTCACCGCGGGTCTGCGGGACGTTCTCGGATCAGTTCCGGTGCAGGGGATTCCGCGGATCGGCGCGTTGGCGGACATGAGCTACGGGGTGCGGCAGTTCCTCGTCACCGATCCCGGCGGGAACACGATCCAGGTGGCCCAGCCGATCAGCGACAATCAGCACCATCGTCCGCTGCCGCGCGGAACGTTCGACCGTGCGATCCACATGGGCTCGCTGTACGCGAACGCCAAGCAGGACCTGGCCTTGGCGGTGACGGTCCTCGACCGGGCGCTGCACCGGGCCGATGAGGAGCCGACCGTGATCCAGCTGGTGAAGCTCCTGGTGCTCCGCGCGGACGTGGCCGTCCGCCAAGGCCAGCCCGCCGTGGCGCGGGACCTGCTGACCCGTGCCAGGGCAACCGGGGCCGACGGACCAGAGCTTGCCGACGATCTCCGGCGGGCAGCAGAACTCGAAACCGCTCTCGGGTGGGACGAACCCCGCTAG
- a CDS encoding SDR family NAD(P)-dependent oxidoreductase, giving the protein MGQLSGKVALVTGASAGLGAATAKLFAERGATVFGIARDTARLAEVFADIPDGRYSSVDVTSPQACAQAVAECVAQFGRLDVLANIAGFHKMRHTISMTDDDWATDLSVNLNGPFYLCRAALPHLLESAGNIVNVASIAGVEGEVYSAGYCAAKHGLVGLTRALAVEFTKERLRVNAICPGGMPTAQTTEFEAPENADWDLIMRIASPRGFMETEDVAKTIAFLASDDAAAVHGAVYRVDNGKGAG; this is encoded by the coding sequence ATGGGACAACTCAGCGGCAAGGTCGCCCTGGTCACGGGCGCATCGGCAGGATTGGGAGCGGCGACGGCGAAGCTGTTCGCCGAACGGGGCGCGACCGTGTTCGGCATCGCGCGGGACACCGCGCGGCTGGCCGAGGTGTTCGCCGACATCCCCGATGGCCGCTACAGCTCGGTCGATGTCACCTCGCCTCAGGCCTGCGCGCAGGCCGTCGCCGAATGCGTGGCCCAGTTCGGCCGCCTCGATGTGCTGGCCAACATCGCCGGGTTCCACAAGATGCGCCATACGATTTCGATGACCGACGACGACTGGGCCACGGATCTGTCGGTGAACCTCAACGGTCCGTTCTATCTGTGCCGCGCCGCGTTGCCGCATCTGCTGGAGTCGGCGGGCAACATCGTCAACGTCGCGTCGATCGCCGGGGTGGAGGGCGAGGTGTACTCGGCCGGCTACTGCGCGGCCAAGCACGGCCTGGTCGGGCTGACGCGCGCGCTGGCGGTCGAGTTCACCAAGGAGCGGTTGCGGGTCAACGCGATCTGCCCGGGCGGCATGCCGACCGCGCAGACCACCGAGTTCGAGGCACCGGAGAACGCGGACTGGGATCTGATCATGCGGATCGCGTCGCCGCGGGGGTTCATGGAAACCGAGGACGTCGCCAAGACCATCGCGTTCCTGGCCAGCGACGACGCGGCCGCGGTGCACGGCGCGGTGTACCGGGTGGACAACGGCAAGGGCGCGGGCTAG
- a CDS encoding dipeptide ABC transporter ATP-binding protein: MTVLGVRDLSVRIGARTIVDGVSFEVDREKTVGIVGESGSGKTMTVLAATGLLDAPGARVSGSSTLAGDVELVGASPKVLRSVHGARVGFVFQDPGTSLNPLLTLERQITESLQTHRNMTRRAATGRAVELLDAVGLPDPQTRLHAYPHQLSGGQRQRVMIAIALACDPELLIADEPTTALDVTTQAQIIELVRALQRDFGTAVVWISHDLGVIGQVADEVTVMRDGVAVEQAPIMEVFDHPRDDYTRDLLAARPVLERSGPPPVDADDTLLDVAGLDVRFTTSSPVGRSTVHAVKDVSFRIRRGTTLGLVGESGSGKSTVAAALTGLVAPDAGTATLSGDDVLHVKGKGAKEIRRRIGMVFQDPFSSLNPRIRVDTSIAEPLLVHKLVDGKDARRRRVGELLDLVGLPAEFAQRYPHELSGGQRQRVSIARALAAEPELLILDEATASLDVSVQARVLDLLSRLQSELSLTYLLIGHDLAVIRQLSHEVLVMRHGGVVENRPADELFASPEQEYTRELLAAVPPVRPRAAV, encoded by the coding sequence ATGACCGTTCTCGGCGTCAGGGATCTGTCGGTGCGCATCGGGGCCCGAACCATCGTCGACGGCGTCTCGTTCGAGGTGGACCGTGAGAAGACGGTCGGTATCGTCGGCGAGTCCGGATCGGGCAAGACGATGACGGTGCTGGCGGCCACCGGCCTGCTCGACGCACCCGGTGCGCGGGTCTCCGGAAGCAGCACGCTGGCCGGCGACGTCGAACTGGTCGGCGCCTCACCGAAAGTCCTGCGCAGCGTGCACGGCGCCCGTGTCGGGTTCGTCTTCCAGGATCCGGGCACCTCACTGAACCCGCTGCTGACCCTGGAACGGCAGATCACCGAATCCCTGCAGACCCACCGCAATATGACGCGGCGTGCGGCGACCGGACGGGCCGTCGAACTCCTCGACGCGGTGGGCCTGCCGGATCCGCAGACCCGGCTGCACGCCTATCCGCACCAGCTCTCCGGCGGGCAGCGCCAGCGGGTGATGATCGCGATCGCGCTGGCGTGTGACCCGGAGCTGCTGATCGCCGACGAACCCACCACCGCCCTCGACGTCACGACGCAGGCGCAGATCATCGAGCTGGTCCGGGCGCTGCAACGGGATTTCGGCACCGCGGTGGTGTGGATCAGCCACGACCTCGGGGTGATCGGTCAGGTCGCCGACGAGGTCACGGTGATGCGCGACGGGGTGGCCGTCGAGCAGGCACCGATCATGGAGGTCTTCGACCACCCGCGCGACGACTACACCCGCGATCTGCTGGCGGCGCGCCCGGTGCTGGAGCGGTCCGGTCCCCCGCCGGTGGACGCCGACGACACGCTGCTGGATGTCGCGGGTCTGGACGTCAGGTTCACGACGTCGTCGCCGGTCGGCCGGTCGACGGTGCACGCGGTCAAGGACGTGTCGTTCCGGATCCGGCGCGGCACCACCCTGGGGTTGGTCGGTGAATCCGGTTCGGGCAAGTCCACGGTCGCGGCGGCGCTGACCGGACTGGTGGCCCCGGACGCCGGGACCGCGACGCTGTCCGGTGATGACGTGCTACACGTGAAGGGCAAGGGCGCCAAGGAGATTCGGCGGCGGATCGGGATGGTGTTCCAGGATCCGTTCTCATCGCTGAATCCCCGTATCCGGGTGGACACGTCGATCGCCGAACCGCTGCTGGTGCACAAGCTCGTCGACGGCAAGGATGCCCGTCGCCGCCGCGTCGGGGAGCTGCTTGACCTGGTCGGGCTGCCTGCCGAATTCGCCCAGCGCTATCCGCACGAACTGTCCGGCGGGCAGCGCCAGCGGGTCAGCATCGCGCGGGCGCTGGCCGCCGAACCGGAACTGCTGATCCTCGACGAGGCGACCGCATCGCTGGACGTCTCGGTGCAGGCCCGCGTGCTGGACCTGCTGTCGCGGCTGCAGTCGGAGCTGTCTCTGACCTACCTGTTGATCGGGCACGATCTCGCGGTGATCCGTCAGCTCAGCCACGAGGTGCTGGTGATGCGGCACGGCGGGGTCGTCGAGAATCGGCCGGCCGACGAGCTGTTCGCCTCACCCGAGCAGGAGTACACGCGCGAACTGCTGGCCGCCGTTCCACCGGTGAGACCGCGCGCCGCCGTGTGA
- a CDS encoding ABC transporter permease: MTTTEPDTRLSSWRLLARNPVTLVSTLVLVAVAVIAVTATWIAPYGVNDVDVPNALAAPNGSHWFGTDELGRDVLSRVLVAVQASMRIAVVSVAFALVVGVTVGVVAGYRGGWLDTVLMRVVDVMFAFPVLLLALAVVAILGPGVTTTILAIGIVYTPIFARVARASTLSVRTEPYVSVSRAMGTGDLYILRRHILPNIAGPLIVQTSLSLAFAILSEAALSFLGLGIQPPQPSLGRMIFDSQGFVTMAWWMAVFPGAAIFVIVLAFNLFGDGLRDVLDPKQRTTIEARRRES, encoded by the coding sequence ATGACGACCACCGAACCGGACACCCGCCTGTCGTCGTGGCGCCTCCTCGCCCGCAATCCCGTCACGCTGGTCAGCACGCTGGTGCTCGTCGCGGTCGCGGTCATCGCGGTGACCGCGACCTGGATTGCGCCGTACGGAGTCAACGACGTCGACGTCCCGAACGCGCTTGCGGCGCCGAACGGTTCGCACTGGTTCGGCACTGACGAGCTGGGGCGTGACGTGCTGTCACGGGTGCTGGTCGCGGTGCAGGCGTCGATGCGGATCGCGGTGGTCAGCGTCGCATTCGCCCTCGTCGTCGGAGTCACGGTCGGGGTGGTCGCGGGATACCGCGGCGGGTGGCTGGACACGGTGCTGATGCGGGTGGTCGACGTGATGTTCGCGTTCCCGGTGCTGCTGCTCGCGCTGGCGGTGGTCGCGATCCTCGGGCCGGGCGTGACGACCACCATCCTCGCGATCGGCATCGTGTACACACCGATCTTCGCGCGCGTCGCGCGGGCCAGCACCCTCAGTGTCCGGACCGAACCGTATGTATCGGTGTCACGGGCGATGGGCACCGGCGACCTGTACATCCTGCGGCGCCACATCCTGCCCAACATCGCCGGACCGCTGATCGTGCAGACCTCGCTGTCGCTGGCGTTCGCGATCCTGTCCGAAGCGGCGCTGTCGTTCCTGGGGTTGGGGATTCAGCCGCCGCAGCCGTCACTGGGCCGAATGATCTTCGACTCACAGGGATTCGTGACGATGGCGTGGTGGATGGCGGTGTTCCCCGGCGCCGCGATCTTCGTGATCGTGTTGGCGTTCAACCTGTTCGGCGACGGGCTGCGGGATGTGCTGGATCCCAAGCAGCGCACCACGATCGAGGCGCGGAGGCGGGAATCATGA
- a CDS encoding ABC transporter permease, with protein MILRFVAQRLLYSAVVMFGVLVLVFALVHLVPGDPVRIALGTRYTPEAYEALRAASGLDRPLISQFFGYIGSALTGDLGVSFRNGDPVTVTLLERLPATLSLGLTGIVIALAIALPAGVYSALREGRASDAIVRVTSQFGVSIPDFWMGILLIALFSTTLGWLPTSGYRPLFEDPAGWLRHIILPGLTVGVVAAAIMTRYVRSAVLEVASMGYVRTARSKGLAPRVVTFRHTVRNALVPILTITGIQLATLLGGVIVVEVVFAWPGLGRLVYNAVAARDYPLIQGAVLLIAALFLLINLLVDVLYAVVDPRIRLG; from the coding sequence ATGATCCTGCGCTTCGTCGCGCAGCGGTTGCTGTATTCGGCGGTCGTGATGTTCGGGGTGCTGGTCCTGGTGTTCGCGCTCGTGCACCTGGTGCCCGGTGACCCGGTGCGCATCGCGCTGGGCACCCGCTACACCCCGGAGGCCTACGAAGCCCTGCGCGCCGCAAGCGGTTTGGATCGTCCACTGATCTCGCAGTTCTTCGGCTACATCGGGTCGGCGCTGACCGGGGATCTGGGCGTCAGCTTCCGCAACGGCGATCCCGTCACCGTCACGCTGCTGGAACGCCTTCCGGCCACGCTGTCGCTGGGTCTGACGGGCATCGTGATCGCGCTGGCGATCGCGCTGCCGGCCGGGGTGTACTCGGCACTGCGCGAGGGCAGGGCCAGCGATGCGATCGTGCGGGTCACCAGCCAGTTCGGTGTGTCGATACCGGACTTCTGGATGGGCATCCTGCTGATCGCGCTGTTCTCCACCACGCTGGGCTGGCTGCCGACCTCGGGGTACCGGCCGCTGTTCGAGGACCCGGCGGGCTGGCTGCGCCACATCATCCTGCCGGGGTTGACCGTCGGGGTCGTCGCCGCTGCGATCATGACCCGCTACGTGCGGTCGGCGGTGCTGGAGGTCGCGTCGATGGGATACGTGCGCACCGCGCGGTCGAAGGGTCTCGCACCGCGCGTCGTGACGTTCCGGCACACCGTCCGCAACGCGCTCGTGCCGATCCTGACCATCACCGGTATCCAGCTCGCAACCCTGCTCGGTGGCGTGATCGTCGTCGAAGTGGTGTTCGCCTGGCCGGGTTTGGGCCGATTGGTCTACAACGCGGTGGCCGCCCGTGACTACCCGCTGATCCAGGGCGCGGTGCTGCTGATCGCGGCGTTGTTCCTGCTGATCAATCTGCTCGTCGACGTGCTGTACGCCGTCGTGGACCCGAGGATCCGACTGGGATGA
- a CDS encoding ABC transporter substrate-binding protein has translation MARTAVRAAVLAICAFLLTATGCSTGQRVDLGEGTSGALIAAIAGEPDQLDPHKTTAYFSFEVLENVFDTLVEPDENLQMQPALAQSWEVSPDQLTWTFRLRPGVTFHDGSPLTSDDVVFSYRRIIDEQLANSDKFASVRAVEALDPATVVVRVDRPTPNMLTNLGGFKGMAIVSRANVESGQIATHPVGTGPFSFIGQKSGDSISLRANPDYWGGAPGVSGVTFRFISEPSTALSALQAGEVDWTDSVPPQRVAQLRDDESLELAVTPSNDYWYLALNQARAPWDDVRVRQAIAYAIDRDAIVQATSYGTAAVNELAIPQGNPWFTPYDRYREDGEAGLDTARTLLREAGTQPGDLDMLVTTEYPETVTAAQIVADNLAPLGFTVNIRTVDFATWLDEQNSGNFDMLMMGWLGNIDPDDFYYAQHHTDGTSNAQKFSNAEVDRLLDAGRVETDEQARKDEYAKAATLIADEVSYIYLYNPSVIQAWNPALSGYQARRDGAVRFRTASLHPDGEAQS, from the coding sequence ATGGCGAGAACGGCGGTGAGGGCCGCTGTTCTCGCCATATGCGCTTTTCTGCTTACCGCGACGGGGTGTTCGACGGGCCAGCGCGTCGACCTCGGAGAGGGCACGTCCGGGGCGCTGATCGCCGCGATCGCCGGTGAACCGGATCAACTCGACCCACACAAGACCACGGCGTACTTCTCCTTCGAGGTGCTGGAGAACGTGTTCGACACCCTTGTCGAACCGGACGAGAACCTGCAGATGCAGCCGGCGCTGGCGCAGTCCTGGGAGGTCAGCCCCGATCAACTCACGTGGACGTTCCGGCTGCGCCCGGGCGTGACGTTCCACGACGGCTCCCCGCTGACCTCCGACGACGTCGTGTTCTCCTACCGCCGCATCATCGACGAGCAGCTCGCCAACTCGGACAAGTTCGCGTCGGTGCGTGCGGTGGAGGCGCTGGACCCGGCCACCGTCGTCGTCCGCGTCGACCGTCCGACGCCGAACATGCTGACCAACCTCGGCGGCTTCAAGGGGATGGCGATCGTGTCGCGCGCCAACGTGGAGAGCGGACAGATCGCGACCCACCCGGTGGGCACGGGCCCGTTCAGCTTCATCGGGCAGAAGAGTGGCGACTCGATCTCGCTGCGCGCGAACCCGGACTACTGGGGCGGCGCGCCCGGCGTGAGCGGGGTGACGTTCCGGTTCATCTCCGAGCCGTCGACGGCGCTGTCGGCGCTGCAGGCCGGTGAGGTCGACTGGACGGACTCCGTGCCACCGCAGCGCGTCGCCCAGCTGCGTGACGACGAATCGCTGGAGCTCGCCGTCACCCCCAGCAACGACTACTGGTACCTGGCGCTGAACCAGGCGCGCGCCCCGTGGGACGACGTTCGGGTGCGCCAGGCCATCGCGTATGCGATCGACCGCGACGCGATCGTGCAGGCCACCAGCTACGGCACCGCGGCGGTCAACGAGCTCGCGATCCCGCAGGGCAATCCGTGGTTCACCCCCTACGACAGATACCGCGAGGACGGGGAGGCCGGACTGGACACTGCGCGGACACTGTTGCGGGAGGCCGGGACTCAGCCCGGCGATCTCGACATGCTGGTCACCACCGAGTATCCCGAGACGGTCACGGCGGCCCAGATCGTCGCCGACAACCTTGCGCCGCTGGGCTTCACGGTCAACATCCGCACCGTGGACTTCGCGACCTGGCTCGACGAACAGAACTCGGGCAACTTCGACATGCTGATGATGGGCTGGCTCGGCAACATCGACCCCGACGACTTCTACTACGCCCAGCACCACACCGACGGCACCAGCAATGCGCAGAAGTTCTCCAATGCCGAGGTCGACCGCCTGCTCGACGCCGGCCGCGTCGAAACCGACGAACAGGCCCGCAAGGACGAGTACGCGAAGGCGGCGACGTTGATCGCCGATGAGGTCAGCTACATCTACCTGTACAACCCGTCGGTGATCCAGGCCTGGAACCCAGCACTGTCGGGCTACCAGGCGCGCCGCGACGGCGCGGTGCGGTTCCGGACGGCGTCGCTGCACCCCGACGGGGAGGCACAGTCGTGA